From a region of the Phaseolus vulgaris cultivar G19833 chromosome 6, P. vulgaris v2.0, whole genome shotgun sequence genome:
- the LOC137833009 gene encoding cation/H(+) antiporter 4-like — protein sequence MNSTQTIFSSATLITTIPMSRREIFNVCMDQPMKIISDGIWEYPNGSSPSQSAYTMLELQMVIIFAVTQAFHFILKQLGFPYFISQVMAGFLLGPSIQTGPFEEYKKMLFPFGSADILNTVSSLGFSFFLFINSVQMDLSLITKTGKKAWVIALSSYCISIFIGFFVMNIFASQLELIIDDYDSFSSLPMVIVTQGGVSFAVVSTLLNDLGIVNSELGRLALSTAFVNDLTGGVAAGFSADYVKSVKLGYPDLITNIVAFFVYLICIPLIGRPAMKWIVKNTPEGKPVDKLYIHGIIVTFLGLGFFAGHFNQPFLVGAIILGLSVPEGPPLGSELVSQLELFSSWFLSSIFVTCCTMKVDLRDCEPLSFFVVVSLFILLAQLIKMLLCMGICRYCKMPLSDGFCLALILSSKGVVDIVSYILIFDTVAENKKVIGVLIISVLVLGTTSKLGVKALYDPSRKYAGYQKRNIMSLKQNHELRVVACIQKTHQMIHVKNVLQLFSPCPENTLVADILHLKELVGRSTPIFIAHRLQQKVGSSYNYSGEIIVTFDLFERDYAGCATANTYTAISPMALMHEDVCHLALDKNAALIVLPFHIKWGGDGSIELEDSNIRAFNSRVLERAPCSIGILVNRGPSGFHSAKYKVAMVFLGGPDDREALCLAKRFTKNLGNRLFVYRLLAHDRDISNWEDMIDDEELREVRGTYGNLENVTYAEKTIEDASQTTVFIQDIANKFDFIVVGRRYGIRCSQTFGLENWTEYSELGVIGDLLASPDMETRASVLVVQQQSTAV from the exons ATGAATTCCACACAAACCATCTTCTCTTCAGCCACGCTCATTACGACCATCCCTATGTCACGACGTGAGATCTTCAACGTGTGCATGGATCAGCCCATGAAGATAATCTCCGATGGCATTTGGGAGTATCCCAATGGATCATCGCCTTCACAATCTGCATACACCATGCTTGAGCTTCAAATGGTTATAATCTTTGCCGTCACGCAAGCCTTTCATTTCATTCTCAAGCAATTAGGGTTCCCTTATTTCATTTCACAAGTCATG GCTGGTTTTCTGCTAGGACCATCAATTCAGACAGGACCATTTGAAGAGTACAAGAAGATGTTGTTCCCTTTTGGGAGTGCTGATATCCTGAACACAGTTTCATCGTTAGGGTTTTCATTCTTCCTCTTCATAAACTCAGTGCAAATGGACCTAAGCTTGATCACGAAAACGGGGAAGAAGGCATGGGTCATCGCTCTTTCCTCCTACTGCATCTCCATATTTATTGGGTTTTTCGTCATGAACATCTTCGCTTCCCAGCTGGAACTCATAATCGATGATTACGACAGTTTCTCCAGCTTGCCTATGGTCATCGTAACTCAGGGCGGCGTTTCCTTCGCCGTCGTGTCCACCTTGCTCAACGACCTCGGAATCGTCAACTCCGAACTCGGTCGCCTTGCCCTCTCCACAGCTTTCGTCAATGACCTAACTG GTGGAGTCGCAGCAGGGTTTAGTGCTGACTATGTGAAAAGTGTGAAGTTGGGATATCCTGATCTAATTACAAACATAGTAGCTTTTTTTGTTTACCTAATCTGCATTCCACTAATTGGGAGACCAGCGATGAAGTGGATTGTGAAGAACACCCCAGAAGGGAAACCTGTGGATAAGTTATATATCCATGGCATCATAGTGACGTTTTTGGGATTAGGGTTCTTTGCAGGGCATTTCAACCAACCCTTCTTAGTAGGGGCCATTATTTTAGGCCTTTCAGTGCCTGAAGGTCCTCCTTTGGGGTCCGAATTGGTTTCCCAACTAGAGTTGTTTTCCAGTTGGTTCCTCTCCTCAATTTTTGTCACATGTTGCACCATGAAGGTGGATCTCAGAGACTGTGAACCTTTATCATTCTTTGTGGTCGTATCCCTCTTCATTCTATTGGCCCAATTGATTAAGATGCTATTGTGCATGGGAATTTGCCGCTACTGTAAAATGCCCTTATCTGATGGTTTCTGCCTTGCTCTCATTTTGAGCAGCAAAGGTGTTGTGGATATCGTCTCCTATATCCTCATCTTCGATACAGTG gcagaaaataaaaaagtaataggTGTTTTGATCATTTCGGTGCTGGTTCTAGGAACAACTTCGAAGCTTGGTGTGAAGGCACTGTATGACCCTTCAAGGAAATACGCAGGGTATCAAAAGAGGAACATCATGAGCTTGAAACAGAATCATGAGCTTAGGGTTGTTGCATGCATCCAAAAGACACACCAAATGATTCACGTAAAAAACGTGCTCCAGCTTTTTTCTCCTTGTCCAGAGAACACCCTAGTGGCAGATATTTTGCATCTGAAGGAGCTGGTTGGAAGGTCGACTCCAATTTTCATTGCACACAGACTTCAGCAAAAAGTAGGGTCCTCCTACAACTACTCTGGGGAAATAATTGTGACCTTTGACCTTTTTGAACGTGACTATGCTGGTTGTGCCACTGCCAATACCTACACTGCCATATCCCCAATGGCACTTATGCACGAAGATGTTTGTCACCTTGCATTGGACAAGAATGCAGCCCTTATAGTTCTTCCATTTCATATCAAATGGGGAGGGGATGGTTCAATCGAGTTAGAGGACAGCAACATAAGGGCATTCAACTCCAGGGTTTTGGAAAGGGCACCTTGCTCCATTGGGATTCTTGTGAACCGTGGCCCTTCTGGCTTCCACTCAGCAAAGTATAAAGTGGCCATGGTTTTCTTGGGAGGACCTGATGATAGAGAGGCATTGTGCTTGGCTAAGAGGTTTACCAAAAACCTTGGCAACAGGTTGTTTGTGTATAGGTTGCTTGCACATGACCGTGATATCTCCAATTGGGAAGACATGATTGATGATGAGGAGTTGAGGGAGGTGCGTGGAACCTATGGAAACCTAGAGAATGTGACATATGCAGAGAAGACTATAGAAGATGCATCTCAGACAACGGTTTTCATCCAAGATATAGCCAACAAATTTGATTTTATCGTAGTTGGGAGACGCTATGGAATAAGATGTTCTCAAACGTTTGGGCTGGAAAATTGGACTGAATATTCTGAGTTGGGGGTCATTGGTGATTTGCTTGCTTCACCTGATATGGAGACTAGGGCTTCCGTTTTGGTTGTACAGCAACAGTCAACGGCTGTATAA